A region from the Canis lupus dingo isolate Sandy chromosome X, ASM325472v2, whole genome shotgun sequence genome encodes:
- the MED12 gene encoding mediator of RNA polymerase II transcription subunit 12 isoform X5, whose translation MAAFGILSYEHRPLKRPRLGPPDVYPQDPKQKEDELTALNVKQGFNNQPAVSGDEHGSAKNVNFNPAKISSNFSSIIAEKLRCNTLPDTGRRKPQVNQKDNFWLVTARSQSAINTWFTDLAGTKPLTQLAKKVPIFSKKEEVFGYLAKYTVPVMRAAWLIKMTCAYYAAITETKVKKRHVIDPFMEWTQIITKYLWEQLQKMAEYYRPGPTGSGGCGSTIGPLPHDIEVAIRQWDYNEKLAMFMFQDGMLDRHEFLTWVLECFEKIRPGEDELLKLLLPLLLRYSGEFVQSAYLSRRLAYFCTRRLALQLDGMSTHSSHVISAQSTSTLPTTPAPQPPTSSTPSTPFSDLLMCPQHRPLVFGLSCILQTILLCCPSALVWHYSLTDSRIKTGSPLDHLPIAPSNLPMPEGNSAFTQQVRAKLREIEQQIKERGQAVEVRWSFDKCQEATAGFTIGRVLHTLEVLDSHSFERSDFSNSLDSLCNRIFGLGPSKDGHEISSDDDAVVSLLCEWAVSCKRSGRHRAMVVAKLLEKRQAEIEAERCGESEAADEKGSIASGSLSAPSAPIFQDVLLQFLDTQAPMLTDPRSESERVEFFNLVLLFCELIRHDVFSHNMYTCTLISRGDLAFGAPGPRPPSPFDDPADDSERKETEGSSSSKLEDPGLSESMDIDPSSSVLFEDMEKPDFSLFSPTMPCEGKGSPSPEKPDVEKEVKPPPKEKIEGTLGVLYDQPRHVQYATHFPIPQEESCSHECNQRLVVLFGVGKQRDDARHAIKKITKDILKVLNRKGTAETGGEDGQKRRRNRPEAFPTAEDIFAKFQHLSHYDQHQVTAQVSRNVLEQITSFALGMSYHLPLVQHVQFIFDLMEYSLSISGLIDFAIQLLNELSVVEAELLLKSSDLVGSYTTSLCLCIVAVLRHYHACLILNQDQMAQVFEGLCGVVKHGMNRSDGSSAERCILAYLYDLYTSCSHLKSKFGELFSDFCSKVKNTIYCNVEPSESNMRWAPEFMIDTLENPAAHTFTYTGLGKSLSENPANRYSFVCNALMHVCVGHHDPDRVNDIAILCAELTGYCKSLSAEWLGVLKALCCSSNNGTCGFNDLLCNVDVSDLSFHDSLATFVAILIARQCLLLEDLIRCAAIPSLLNAACSEQDSEPGARLTCRILLHLFKTPQLNPCQSDGNKPTVGIRSSCDRHLLAASQNRIVDGAVFAVLKAVFVLGDAELKGSGFTVTGGTEELPEEEGGGGSGGRRQGGRNISVETASLDVYAKYVLRSICQQEWVGERCLKSLCEDSNDLQDPVLSSAQAQRLMQLICYPHRLLDNEDGENPQRQRIKRILQNLDQWTMRQSSLELQLMIKQTPNNEMNSLLENIAKATIEVFQQSAETGSSSGSTTSNMPSSSKTKPVLSSLERSGVWLVAPLIAKLPTSVQGHVLKAAGEELEKGQHLGSSSRKERDRQKQKSMSLLSQQPFLSLVLTCLKGQDEQREGLLTSLYSQVHQIVNNWRDDQYLDDCKPKQLMHEALKLRLNLVGGMFDTVQRSTQQTTEWAVLLLEIIISGTVDMQSNNELFTTVLDMLSVLINGTLAADMSSISQGSMEENKRAYMNLVKKLRKELGERQSDSLEKVRQLLPLPKQTRDVITCEPQGSLIDTKGNKIAGFDSIFKKEGLQVSTKQKISPWDLFEGLKPSAPLSWGWFGTVRVDRRVARGEEQQRLLLYHTHLRPRPRAYYLEPLPLPPEDEEPPAPTLLEPEKKAPEPPKTDKPGAAPPSTEERKKKSTKGKKRSQPAPKTEDYGMGPGRSGPYGVTVPPDLLHHANPSSISHLSYRQGSIGLYTQNQPLPAGGPRVDPYRPVRLPMQKLPTRPPYTGVLPTTMTGVMGIEPSYKTSVYRQQQPTVPQGQRLRQQLQAKIQSQGMLGQSTVHQMTPSSSYGLQTSQGYTPYVSHVGLQQHTGPAGTMVPPSYSSQPYQSTHPSTNPTLVDPTRHLQQRPSGYVHQQAPTYGHGLTSTQRFSHQTLQQAPMIGTMTPLGAQGVQAGVRSASILPEQQQQQQQQQQQQQQQQQQQQQQQQQQQQQQQQQYHIRQQQQQQILRQQQQQQQQQQQQQQQQQQAHQQQQQAAPPQPQPQSQPQFQRQGLQQTQQQQQTAALVRQLQQQLSNTQPQPSTNIFGRY comes from the exons ATGGCGGCCTTCGGGATCTTGAGCTACGAACACCGGCCACTGAAGCGGCCGCGGCTGGGCCCTCCCGATGTGTACCCGCAAGATCCCAAACAGAAGGAG GATGAACTGACAGCCTTGAATGTAAAACAAGGTTTCAATAACCAGCCTGCTGTCTCTGGGGATGAACATGGCAGTGCCAAGAACGTCAACTTCAATCCTGCCAAG aTCAGTTCCAACTTCAGCAGCATTATTGCAGAGAAGTTACGTTGTAACACTCTCCCTGACACTGGTCGCAGGAAGCCCCAAGTGAACCAGAAGGACAACTTCTGGCTGGTGACTGCACGATCCCAGAGTGCCATTAACACCTGGTTCACTGACCTGGCTGGCACCAAGCCACTCACACAACTAGCCAAAAAG GTCCCCATTTTCAGTAAGAAGGAAGAAGTCTTTGGGTACTTAGCCAAATACACAGTGCCTGTGATGCGGGCCGCCTGGCTCATCAAGATGACCTGTGCCTACTATGCAGCAATTACTGAGACCAAGGTTAAGAAGAGACATGTCATTGACCCCTTCATGG AATGGACTCAGATCATCACCAAGTACTTATGGGAGCAGCTGCAAAAGATGGCTGAATATTACCGTCCAGGGCCCACAGGCAGTGGGGGCTGTGGTTCCACTATAGGGCCCTTGCCCCATGACATAGAGGTGGCTATCCGGCAGTGGGACTACAATGAGAAGCTGGCAATGTTCATGTTTCAG GATGGAATGCTGGACAGACACGAGTTCCTGACCTGGGTACTTGAGTGTTTTGAGAAAATCCGTCCTGGAGAGGATGAATTGCTTAaactgctgctgcccctgctgctccgA TACTCGGGGGAATTCGTTCAGTCTGCATACCTCTCCCGCCGCCTTGCCTACTTCTGTACCCGGAGACTGGCCTTGCAACTGGACGGCATGAGCACTCACTCATCTCACGTTATATCCGCTCAGTCGACAAGCACACTGCCCACCACCCCTGCTCCTCAGCCCCCAACCAGCAGCACACCCTCTACACCCTTTAGTGACCTACTGATGTGCCCTCAGCACCGGCCCCTGGTTTTTGGCCTCAGCTGTATCCTTCAG ACCATCCTCCTGTGTTGTCCTAGTGCCCTAGTTTGGCACTACTCGCTGACCGACAGCCGCATTAAGACTGGCTCACCACTTGACCACCTGCCTATTGCCCCCTCCAACCTGCCCATGCCAGAGGGCAACAGTGCCTTTACTCAGCAG GTCCGTGCAAAGTTGCGTGAGATTGAGCAGCAGATCAAGGAGCGAGGACAGGCAGTTGAGGTTCGCTGGTCTTTTGATAAGTGCCAGGAAGCTACTGCAG GCTTCACCATTGGACGGGTGCTCCATACTTTGGAAGTGTTGGACAGCCATAGTTTTGAACGCTCTGACTTCAGTAATTCTCTCGACTCCCTTTGTAACCGAATCTTTGGATTGGGGCCTAGCAAGGATGGGCACGAG ATCTCCTCGGATGATGACGCCGTAGTATCATTACTGTGTGAATGGGCTGTCAGCTGCAAGCGTTCTGGTCGGCATCGTGCTATGGTGGTAGCCAAGCTGCTAGAGAAGAGACAGGCTGAGATTGAAGCTGAG CGTTGTGGAGAGTCAGAAGCCGCAGATGAGAAGGGTTCCATTGCCTCTGGATCCCTTTCTGCTCCTAGTGCTCCCATCTTCCAGGATGTCCTCCTGCAGTTTCTGGATACCCAGGCTCCCATGCTGA CGGACCCCCGAAGTGAGAGTGAGCGAGTGGAGTTCTTCAACTTAGTCCTGCTTTTCTGTGAACTGATTCGGCATGATGTTTTCTCACACAACATGTATACTTGCACCCTCATCTCACGGGGGGACTTGGCCTTTGGAGCCCCCGGTCCCCGGCCTCCATCCCCCTTTGATGACCCCGCTGATGACTCGGAGCGCAAGGAGACCGAGGGCAGCAGCAGTAGCAAGCTGGAG gacccagggctcTCAGAGTCCATGGACATTGACCCTAGTTCCAGTGTGCTTTTCGAGGACATGGAGAAACCTGATTTCTCA TTGTTCTCCCCTACTATGCCCTGTGAGGGGAAGGGCAGTCCATCCCCCGAGAAACCAGATGTTGAGAAGGAGGTGAAGCCCCCACCCAAGGAGAAGATAGAAGGGACCCTTGGGGTTCTTTATGACCAGCCACGACATGTGCAGTATGCCACCCACTTTCCCATCCCCCAG GAGGAGTCATGCAGCCATGAGTGCAACCAGCGGTTGGTCGTACTGTTTGGGGTGGGAAAGCAGCGAGATGATGCCCGCCATGCCATCAAGAAAATTACCAAGGATATCCTGAAGGTTCTGAACCGCAAAGGGACAGCAGAAACTG GTGGGGAGGACGGGCAGAAGCGGCGGCGCAACCGGCCTGAAGCCTTCCCCACTGCCGAAGACATCTTTGCTAAGTTCCAGCACCTTTCACATTATGACCAGCACCAGGTCACGGCTCAG GTCTCCCGGAATGTTCTGGAGCAGATCACGAGCTTTGCCCTTGGCATGTCATATCACTTGCCTCTGGTGCAGCATGTGCAGTTCATCTTTGACCTCATGGAATATTCGCTCAGCATCAGTGGCCTCATCGACTTTGCCATCCAG CTACTAAACGAACTGAGCGTGGTTGAGGCCGAGTTGCTCCTCAAGTCCTCGGATCTGGTGGGCAGCTACACCACCAGCCTGTGTCTGTGCATCGTGGCTGTCCTGCGGCACTACCATGCCTGCCTCATCCTCAACCAGGACCAGATGGCACAGGTCTTTGAGGG GCTGTGTGGCGTAGTGAAGCATGGGATGAACCGATCAGATGGCTCCTCTGCAGAACGCTGTATCCTTGCTTATCTCTATGATCTGTACACCTCCTGTAGCCATTTAAAGAGCAAATTTGGGGAGCTCTTCAG CGACTTTTGCTCCAAGGTGAAAAACACTATCTACTGCAACGTGGAGCCCTCAGAATCCAACATGCGCTGGGCACCCGAGTTCATGATCGACACTCTGGAGAACCCTGCAGCTCACACCTTTACCTACACGGGGCTAGGCAAGAGTCTTAGTGAGAACCCCGCTAACCGCTACAGCTTTGTCTGCAATGCCCTTATGCACGTCTGTGTGGGGCACCATGATCCCGATAG GGTGAATGACATCGCAATCCTGTGTGCAGAGCTGACTGGCTATTGCAAGTCACTGAGTGCCGAGTGGCTAGGAGTACTCAAGGCTTTATGCTGCTCCTCTAACAATGGCACTTGTGGTTTCAACGACCTCCTCTGCAATGTAGAT GTCAGTGACCTGTCTTTTCATGACTCTCTGGCTACTTTTGTTGCCATCCTCATCGCTCGGCAATGTCTGCTCCTTGAGGATCTGATTCGCTGTGCTGCCATCCCTTCACTCCTTAATGCCG cctgCAGTGAGCAGGACTCTGAGCCAGGGGCCCGGCTGACCTGCCGCATCCTCCTCCACCTTTTCAAGACGCCTCAACTCAATCCTTGCCAGTCAGATGGAA ACAAGCCTACAGTAGGAATCCGTTCCTCCTGTGACCGCCACCTGCTGGCTGCCTCCCAGAACCGCATCGTGGATGGAGCTGTGTTTGCTGTTCTCAAGGCAGTATTTGTACTTG GGGATGCGGAACTGAAGGGTTCAGGCTTCACTGTGACAGGAGGAACAGAAGAACttccagaggaggagggaggaggtggcagTGGCGGTCGGAGGCAGGGTGGCCGCAACATCTCTGTGGAGACAGCCAGTCTGGATGTCTATGCCAAGTACGTGCTGCGCAGCATCTGCCAACAG GAATGGGTAGGAGAGCGTTGCCTTAAATCATTGTGTGAGGATAGCAATGACCTGCAAGACCCAGTGTTGAGTAGTGCCCAGGCCCAGCGCCTCATGCAGCTCATCTGCTACCCACATCGGTTGCTGGACAACGAGGACGGGGAAAACCCCCAGCGGCAGCGCATTAAGCGTATTCTGCAG AACTTGGACCAGTGGACCATGCGCCAGTCTTCCTTGGAGCTGCAGCTCATGATCAAGCAGACCCCTAACAAT GAGATGAACTCCCTCTTAGAGAACATCGCCAAGGCCACAATCGAGGTTTTCCAACAGTCAGCAGAGACAGGGTCATCTTCTGGAAGCACCACAAGCAACATGCCCAGCAGCAGCAAAACAAAGCCAGTGCTCAG CTCTCTGGAGCGCTCTGGTGTGTGGCTGGTCGCTCCCCTCATCGCTAAGCTGCCCACCTCAGTCCAGGGGCATGTGTTAAAGGCAGCCGGAGAGGAGTTGGAGAAAGGCCAGCACCTGGGTTCCTCTTCCCGCAAAGAACGTGACCGACAAAAGCAGAAGAG CATGTCCCTGTTGAGCCAGCAGCCATTCTTATCTTTGGTGCTGACATGTCTGAAAGGGCAGGATGAGCAGCGTGAGGGCCTTCTCACCTCCCTCTATAGCCAGGTGCACCAG ATTGTGAATAATTGGCGGGATGACCAGTACTTAGATGACTGCAAACCAAAGCAGCTAATGCACGAGGCTCTCAAGCTGCGGCTCAATCTG GTGGGGGGTATGTTTGACACGGTGCAGCGCAGTACCCAGCAGACTACGGAGTGGGCTGTGCTCCTCCTGGAGATCATCATCAGCGGCACTGTCGACATGCAGTCCAACAA CGAGCTCTTCACCACGGTGCTGGACATGCTGAGCGTGCTCATCAACGGGACTCTGGCCGCGGACATGTCTAGCATCTCTCAAGGCAGCATGGAGGAGAACAAACGTGCCTACATGAACCTGGTCAAGAAGCTGCGG AAAGAGCTGGGGGAGCGCCAGTCAGACAGTCTGGAAAAAGTTCGCCAGCTGCTGCCACTGCCCAAGCAGACCCGAGACGTCATCACGTGTGAGCCACAGGGCTCCCTCATTGATACCAAGGGCAACAAGATTGCCGGCTTCGATTCCATCTTCAAGAAGGAG GGTCTACAGGTTTCCACCAAACAAAAGATCTCTCCCTGGGATCTTTTTGAGGGCTTGAAGCCATCAGCACCACTCTCTTGGGGATGGTTTGGAACGGTTCGAGTCGACCGGCGAGTGGCCCGAGGAGAGGAACAGCAGCGGTTGCTGCTCTACCACACACACCTGAGGCCCCGGCCCCGTGCCTATTACCTGGAGCCACTTCCACTGCCACCAGAAGATGAGGAgccccctgctcccaccctgcTAGAGCCTGAGAAAAAGGCTCCAGAGCCCCCCAAAACTGACAAACCTGGGGCTGCCCCACCCAGTACAGAGGAACGCAAGAAGAAGTCCACCAAGGGCAAGAAACGCAGCCAGCCAGCCCCCAAGACAGAG GATTATGGAATGGGCCCAGGGAGGAGTGGCCCCTATGGCGTGACGGTGCCTCCGGACCTCCTACACCATGCTAACCCCAGTTCCATATCCCATCTCAGCTACAGGCAGGGCTCCATAGGCCTGTACACCCAGAATCAGCCACTACCTGCAG GTGGCCCTCGCGTGGACCCATACCGCCCTGTGCGGTTGCCAATGCAGAAGCTGCCGACCCGACCACCTTACACTGGAGTGCTGCCCACAACCATGACTGGAGTCATGGGGATAGAACCCTCCTACAAGACCTCTGTATACCGACAGCAGCAGCCCACCGTGCCCCAAGGACAGCGCCTTCGCCAACAGCTCCAGGCAAAGATA caGAGTCAGGGGATGTTGGGACAGTCAACTGTCCATCAGATGACTCCCAGCTCTTCCTACGGTTTGCAGACCTCCCAG gGCTATACTCCTTATGTTTCTCATGTGGGATTGCAGCAACACACAGGCCCTGCAGGTACCATGGTGCCCCCCAGCTACTCCAGCCAGCCTTATCAGAGCACCCACCCTTCTACCAATCCTACTCTTGTAGATCCTACTCGCCACCTGCAACAGCGGCCCAGTGGCTATGTGCACCAGCAGGCCCCAACCTACGGACATGGGTTGACCTCCACCCAAAG GTTTTCACACCAGACCCTGCAGCAGGCACCCATGATAGGTACCATGACTCCTCTGGGTGCGCAGGGCGTCCAGGCCGGCGTGCGATCGGCGTCCATCCTgcctgagcagcagcagcagcagcaacagcagcaacagcagcagcagcagcagcaacagcagcaacagcagcagcagcagcagcagcagcagcagcaacaacagcagtATCACATCcgacagcagcaacagcagcagatTTTGCGG cagcagcagcagcagcaacagcagcagcagcagcagcagcaacaacaacagcaggcacaccagcagcagcagcaggcagctcctccccagccccagccccagtcccagccccag TTCCAGCGCCAGGGGCTTCAGCAGACACAGCAACAGCAACAGACAGCAGCTTTGGTCCGGCAGCTCCAACAACAGCTTTCTA ATACCCAGCCACAGCCCAGTACCAACATATTTGGACGCTACTGA